DNA from Brevibacterium sp. 'Marine':
GTCGGTTCGTCGAGGACGATGACCTCCGGGGCCATCGCATGGATCCCGGCCAGAGCCAGCCGCTGCTTCTGCCCGCCGGACAGAGCGGCACTCGGATGCTCCGGGGCCAGATCGAGTCCCAAGGCCTGCAGAGATCTGGGAACCTGAGCCTCGATGACCGCGGCCGGGAGTCCGAGGTTCTCCATCCCGAACGCCACATCATCACCGATGCGGGAGAAGATCACCTGCGAATCGGGATCTTGGAGGACCAGCCCGGTGCATCCTCGGCGAGGATCCGGTTTCTCACCGCCGACGAGGAGTTCACCGGTGGCCTCACCCGATTCCTCGGGCAGGACACCGGCGACGGCGTGGAGGAACGTCGATTTCCCGGCTCCGGAGGCGCCGAGCAGCAGCACCTTCTCTCCGGCCGCGATCTCCAGGTCGAGCGGACCGACCGCCGGTGCCTCACGGTCGGTGTGCGTCCATGAGAAGCCCGCGGCCGTGATCGGCAGCGCCATCAGCGACGGCCGGAGGCGAAGGAGCTCAGAGCCCCGGTGGCCGCGATCGCCCGGTAGGCGTACCACGCGCCGATCCCGGAGATGACGAGGCCGGAGATGATCGCACAGACCGCGTAGATCGCCTGGAAGCCGAACTGCCATTCGGCGTTGTACATGATGTTCTCGCTCACGGCCATGAACGCCGCGGCCAGCACGCCCGAAGCGGCGGTGACCCACAGGGTGAAGCGTTTGTAGCCGAAAGCGGCGAAGACGAGTTCGGCACCGAGGCCCTGCAGCAGACCCGAGAGCAGAACGGTCGCCCCGAAGTGGGAGCCGAGCACGGCTTCGACGATGGCGGCGATGAGTTCGCACAGGAGCGCGGCACCGGGTTTGCGGATGATGGCACCGGCCAGCGGACCGGCCAGCACCCAGAGACCGGCGATGAGGCCGATCGACGGCGGGAATGCCTGGAAGGCGAGTTCGAGGACCTTCCAGCTCAGCGCGAGAACCCAGAAGACGAGTCCCACCGCGATGCCGAGCACGGCGGTGGTGACATAGTCGACGACCCGCCACTGCTTGGATTTCGGCGCCGCGGTGAAGGCCCGCGCGCGGGCGGGGGTGGTGGTCGGCGCGGTGGTTTCCGGCATTGTGCCTCCTCATATCAAGGAGGGGTGAAGAGTCTCGACTTCCTTCGGCGGTACTGACCGCATCAGGTTCGAGGGTCTGCAGCTTCTTCTGCACTCTCAGCGCCCCTGACGGCGCTCCCCTGTCGTAGCCACCACTGTACAACAGGTGAGCGAAGCAGCGACCGGGAGCGGAAGCGACGCGGAGGCCGGGATCCGTCATCGACGATTCACCTCCCGTTCCCTGTCTCGTCGACGGGCCTCGAACGACCAGACACTACTGATCGGTAGGAATGGGCGGGTGAACACTCAACGACTCAAGCGACCACTCAGTGCCCTGTCCGCCGCCACCCTGCTCGCCGCTCTGGTGGCGGCCCCGGTGCCCGTGCGCGCCGAACCATCTCTCGGCTCGGGCGGACCGAGTGCGACCGCGAGCCAGGACCCGACGGACACGCCCGCCGAGGCGGATGCGGGGAGTGAGGCGATCACCGACGCGGTGCTGCAGGTCGGGGCCGACTCGACGACGCGCAACCTCTCGTGGATGAGTGAGAGCTCCGGCGGGGGAGAGGTCCGGTGGGCACCGGTGAGTGAACTCGAGGGAGGTGAACTTCCCGCCGACGCGGCAGCGGCTGAGACCACGGACTCCGGTCTCGCCACCGACCTCAAACGCCACTACAACCACGCGAGCATGACCGACCTGGAACCCGACACCGACTACGCCTACCAGGTCGGCAGCGACGAGGACGGGTTCACCGAGGTGCAGCGGTTCACCACGGGATCGTCCGGAGGAGATGACGAATTCCTCGTCTTCGGCGACCCCCAGGTCGGCGCCGGAGGCGGAGATCCCGACGACGCGGCCGGTTGGGACCGGACCCTGTCCTCGGCAGTGGCCACCGCCGACGACCCGAGCTTCTTCTACTCGCTGGGAGACCAGGTCAACTCCGCCGGCAACCAGGAGCAGTATGCTCAATACCTGGCACCGGAAGCGACCCGCACGATCCCGCAGGCGACGACGATCGGCAACCACGATGTGTCTTCGAAAGCCTACGAGCAGCACTTCAACCGACCCAATGTGAGCCAGGACCACGGCGGTGGCGGCGTCATCACCTCCGGCGGCGACTACTGGTTCATCGAAGATGGAGTCCTGTTCCTCAACATCAACTCGAACAGCCCGGACGTGGATGCCCACGCCGAGTTCATCGACGAGGTCGTCGCCGAGCACGGAGACCAGGCACGCTGGACTGTTCTCGGGTTCCACCACTCGATCTATTCGACGGCAACCCATTGGGACGACATCGACGTCAAACGGCTGCGGAAGGCGATCCCTCCGGTCGCGGCCCGCAATGACATCGACCTCGTCGTCTCCGGCCATGACCACATCTTCAACCGCACCTTCCTCATGGACGGCGAAGGCAAGCGAGTGGAAGGGTCGGAAGCGGGAGCCGAGGAAGAGAAGGAAGACGGGCAGACGCTCTACCTCACGCTGACCTCCTCGTCAGGGTCGAAGTTCTATGACTACGTTCCCGGCCTCGACTGGGAAGGCAAGAGCGTCCACAACGACGTGCCCGCTTTCACCCGGGTTCGAGTCAGCGACGAAGCGCTGCGAGCGACGACCTATGAGGTGCCGGCAGGCGGGGCACCCGCCGATGGTGAGCGCGCGGAAGCTCAGGCCGCATCCGAGCAGATCGACGATGTCGAACTCAGGCGCGCCGAGGCGGAAGAACCAGCCCCGGATGACGATGCGGAGGCCGGCGCCGGTTCCGATGCCGGCTCCGACTCCGCGGCAGGTGCTGATGACGCAGGTGCAAACGATGACGCCGACAGTGCAGGAACGAGCGACGACGCAGACGCAGGTTCCGAGGATGCCGGAACCAGCGACGACGTGGACGCAGGTGCCGATGGCCCGAGTGCAGATGCCGACGCTGGTACGGGCGGCACCGCCTCCGACAGCGCCAGCTCCGACGGTGCTGCCTCGGGTGATGTCGGGTCTGACGGTACCGACGACGGCAACGGATTCGATGCCGGCACGGCAGATGCCGGCACTGCCGACTCCGGCTCCGAGGCAGATGCAGC
Protein-coding regions in this window:
- a CDS encoding ECF transporter S component, with the protein product MPETTAPTTTPARARAFTAAPKSKQWRVVDYVTTAVLGIAVGLVFWVLALSWKVLELAFQAFPPSIGLIAGLWVLAGPLAGAIIRKPGAALLCELIAAIVEAVLGSHFGATVLLSGLLQGLGAELVFAAFGYKRFTLWVTAASGVLAAAFMAVSENIMYNAEWQFGFQAIYAVCAIISGLVISGIGAWYAYRAIAATGALSSFASGRR
- a CDS encoding FN3 domain-containing metallophosphoesterase family protein; this encodes MNTQRLKRPLSALSAATLLAALVAAPVPVRAEPSLGSGGPSATASQDPTDTPAEADAGSEAITDAVLQVGADSTTRNLSWMSESSGGGEVRWAPVSELEGGELPADAAAAETTDSGLATDLKRHYNHASMTDLEPDTDYAYQVGSDEDGFTEVQRFTTGSSGGDDEFLVFGDPQVGAGGGDPDDAAGWDRTLSSAVATADDPSFFYSLGDQVNSAGNQEQYAQYLAPEATRTIPQATTIGNHDVSSKAYEQHFNRPNVSQDHGGGGVITSGGDYWFIEDGVLFLNINSNSPDVDAHAEFIDEVVAEHGDQARWTVLGFHHSIYSTATHWDDIDVKRLRKAIPPVAARNDIDLVVSGHDHIFNRTFLMDGEGKRVEGSEAGAEEEKEDGQTLYLTLTSSSGSKFYDYVPGLDWEGKSVHNDVPAFTRVRVSDEALRATTYEVPAGGAPADGERAEAQAASEQIDDVELRRAEAEEPAPDDDAEAGAGSDAGSDSAAGADDAGANDDADSAGTSDDADAGSEDAGTSDDVDAGADGPSADADAGTGGTASDSASSDGAASGDVGSDGTDDGNGFDAGTADAGTADSGSEADAAEANAVGTGDDSDSSGTASASGDGDLPRTGGGLALPLAVGAGALALGATLLLVSRRRRGAGLG